From the genome of Drosophila melanogaster chromosome 2L, one region includes:
- the Lip4 gene encoding lipase 4, isoform C translates to MCINSKNNTHIHPSGVVDCTLIALSLCLLQSGIVEGISLSLGDITLFNVNFKTPTFLGRSVAVDSNVRLENDVDPNIQEDSHLNTYSLIKKYGYPAENHTLETDDGYILTLHRIARPGATPVLLVHGLLDSSATWVMMGPNKGLGYLLYDQGYDVWMANVRGNTYSRKHVKYSTHHAKFWDFTFHEMGKHDIPATMDYILNSTGVSQLHYIGHSQGTVVFWIMASEKPEYMDKIILMQGLAPVAFLKHCRSPVVNFLAEWHLSVSLVLKLIGVHEFLPKNEFISMFNRIICDETTITKEICSNVIFLTTGFDKLQLNETMLPVIVGHSPAGASTKQMQHFGQLNRSGGFRQYDHGWLRNHWIYGTIDPPSYHLENVRAKVALYYGQNDWLAPPEDVEMLNRKLPNVVEKYLVDDKEFNHLDFIWGIDARELLWDRMLEIMRNHENSII, encoded by the exons ATGTGTATAAATAGCAAAAATAACACTCATATTCACCCGTCTGGCGTCGTTGATTGCACTTTGATCg CGCTTAGTTTGTGCCTCCTGCAGTCGGGCATCGTCGAGGGTATATCATTATCACTCGGAGATATAACCCTCTTTAATGTTAACTTCAAAACACCAACTTTTTTGGGAAGATCCGTGGCGGTGGATAGCAATGTGCGGTTGGAGAACGATGTGGATCCCAATATTCAGGAGGATTCACACTTGAATACC TACAGTCTGATAAAAAAGTACGGCTACCCGGCGGAGAATCACACCTTGGAGACGGATGATGGATACATCCTCACCTTGCACAGGATCGCTAGACCGGGAGCAACGCCAGTGCTTCTGGTGCACGGACTACTGGATAGCTCAGCCACTTGGGTGATGATGGGACCGAACAAGGGACTTG GTTACCTGCTCTACGATCAGGGGTACGATGTCTGGATGGCCAATGTTCGTGGCAATACGTACTCGAGAAAGCATGTTAAGTATAGCACCCACCATGCCAAGTTCTGGGACTTTACATTCCACGAGATGGGAAAGCATGATATACCCGCCACAATGGACTACATCCTCAATTCCACGGGCGTAAGCCAATTGCACTACATTGGTCACTCCCAGGGAACCGTTGTGTTCTGGATCATGGCCAGCGAGAAGCCCGAGTATATGGACAAGATCATTCTGATGCAGGGATTGGCACCGGTGGCATTCCTCAAGCACTGCCGCAGTCCGGTGGTCAACTTCCTGGCCGAGTGGCATCTATCGGTGAGC ttGGTCCTCAAGCTGATTGGCGTTCACGAGTTTTTGCCTAAGAATGAGTTCATCAGCATGTTCAACCGGATCATCTGCGACGAGACCACTATTACGAAAGAGATTTGTTCAAACGTCATCTTCCTGACCACCGGATTCGACAAGCTCCAGCTGAACGAGACTATGCTGCCGGTAATCGTGGGTCATTCTCCGGCCGGAGCCTCCACCAAGCAGATGCAGCATTTTGGACAGCTCAACAGATCTGGCGGTTTCCGGCAGTATGATCACGGATGGCTCAGAAACCACTGGATCTACGGAACCATTGACCCGCCATCCTACCACCTGGAGAATGTTCGGGCCAAGGTGGCACTATATTATGGCCAAAACGATTGGCTGGCTCCGCCGGAGGATGTGGAAATGCTGAACCGCAAGCTGCCCAATGTCGTGGAGAAATATCTGGTGGACGACAAGGAGTTCAACCACTTGGATTTCATTTGGGGCATCGATGCCCGGGAACTTTTGTGGGATCGAATGCTGGAAATAATGCGAAATCATGAGAATTCAATTATCTAA
- the Lip4 gene encoding lipase 4, isoform B, with translation MSVKLLIVALSLCLLQSGIVEGISLSLGDITLFNVNFKTPTFLGRSVAVDSNVRLENDVDPNIQEDSHLNTYSLIKKYGYPAENHTLETDDGYILTLHRIARPGATPVLLVHGLLDSSATWVMMGPNKGLGYLLYDQGYDVWMANVRGNTYSRKHVKYSTHHAKFWDFTFHEMGKHDIPATMDYILNSTGVSQLHYIGHSQGTVVFWIMASEKPEYMDKIILMQGLAPVAFLKHCRSPVVNFLAEWHLSLVLKLIGVHEFLPKNEFISMFNRIICDETTITKEICSNVIFLTTGFDKLQLNETMLPVIVGHSPAGASTKQMQHFGQLNRSGGFRQYDHGWLRNHWIYGTIDPPSYHLENVRAKVALYYGQNDWLAPPEDVEMLNRKLPNVVEKYLVDDKEFNHLDFIWGIDARELLWDRMLEIMRNHENSII, from the exons ATGTCGGTGAAATTGCTAATTGTAGCGCTTAGTTTGTGCCTCCTGCAGTCGGGCATCGTCGAGGGTATATCATTATCACTCGGAGATATAACCCTCTTTAATGTTAACTTCAAAACACCAACTTTTTTGGGAAGATCCGTGGCGGTGGATAGCAATGTGCGGTTGGAGAACGATGTGGATCCCAATATTCAGGAGGATTCACACTTGAATACC TACAGTCTGATAAAAAAGTACGGCTACCCGGCGGAGAATCACACCTTGGAGACGGATGATGGATACATCCTCACCTTGCACAGGATCGCTAGACCGGGAGCAACGCCAGTGCTTCTGGTGCACGGACTACTGGATAGCTCAGCCACTTGGGTGATGATGGGACCGAACAAGGGACTTG GTTACCTGCTCTACGATCAGGGGTACGATGTCTGGATGGCCAATGTTCGTGGCAATACGTACTCGAGAAAGCATGTTAAGTATAGCACCCACCATGCCAAGTTCTGGGACTTTACATTCCACGAGATGGGAAAGCATGATATACCCGCCACAATGGACTACATCCTCAATTCCACGGGCGTAAGCCAATTGCACTACATTGGTCACTCCCAGGGAACCGTTGTGTTCTGGATCATGGCCAGCGAGAAGCCCGAGTATATGGACAAGATCATTCTGATGCAGGGATTGGCACCGGTGGCATTCCTCAAGCACTGCCGCAGTCCGGTGGTCAACTTCCTGGCCGAGTGGCATCTATCG ttGGTCCTCAAGCTGATTGGCGTTCACGAGTTTTTGCCTAAGAATGAGTTCATCAGCATGTTCAACCGGATCATCTGCGACGAGACCACTATTACGAAAGAGATTTGTTCAAACGTCATCTTCCTGACCACCGGATTCGACAAGCTCCAGCTGAACGAGACTATGCTGCCGGTAATCGTGGGTCATTCTCCGGCCGGAGCCTCCACCAAGCAGATGCAGCATTTTGGACAGCTCAACAGATCTGGCGGTTTCCGGCAGTATGATCACGGATGGCTCAGAAACCACTGGATCTACGGAACCATTGACCCGCCATCCTACCACCTGGAGAATGTTCGGGCCAAGGTGGCACTATATTATGGCCAAAACGATTGGCTGGCTCCGCCGGAGGATGTGGAAATGCTGAACCGCAAGCTGCCCAATGTCGTGGAGAAATATCTGGTGGACGACAAGGAGTTCAACCACTTGGATTTCATTTGGGGCATCGATGCCCGGGAACTTTTGTGGGATCGAATGCTGGAAATAATGCGAAATCATGAGAATTCAATTATCTAA
- the Lip4 gene encoding lipase 4, isoform A — MSVKLLIVALSLCLLQSGIVEGISLSLGDITLFNVNFKTPTFLGRSVAVDSNVRLENDVDPNIQEDSHLNTYSLIKKYGYPAENHTLETDDGYILTLHRIARPGATPVLLVHGLLDSSATWVMMGPNKGLGYLLYDQGYDVWMANVRGNTYSRKHVKYSTHHAKFWDFTFHEMGKHDIPATMDYILNSTGVSQLHYIGHSQGTVVFWIMASEKPEYMDKIILMQGLAPVAFLKHCRSPVVNFLAEWHLSVSLVLKLIGVHEFLPKNEFISMFNRIICDETTITKEICSNVIFLTTGFDKLQLNETMLPVIVGHSPAGASTKQMQHFGQLNRSGGFRQYDHGWLRNHWIYGTIDPPSYHLENVRAKVALYYGQNDWLAPPEDVEMLNRKLPNVVEKYLVDDKEFNHLDFIWGIDARELLWDRMLEIMRNHENSII, encoded by the exons ATGTCGGTGAAATTGCTAATTGTAGCGCTTAGTTTGTGCCTCCTGCAGTCGGGCATCGTCGAGGGTATATCATTATCACTCGGAGATATAACCCTCTTTAATGTTAACTTCAAAACACCAACTTTTTTGGGAAGATCCGTGGCGGTGGATAGCAATGTGCGGTTGGAGAACGATGTGGATCCCAATATTCAGGAGGATTCACACTTGAATACC TACAGTCTGATAAAAAAGTACGGCTACCCGGCGGAGAATCACACCTTGGAGACGGATGATGGATACATCCTCACCTTGCACAGGATCGCTAGACCGGGAGCAACGCCAGTGCTTCTGGTGCACGGACTACTGGATAGCTCAGCCACTTGGGTGATGATGGGACCGAACAAGGGACTTG GTTACCTGCTCTACGATCAGGGGTACGATGTCTGGATGGCCAATGTTCGTGGCAATACGTACTCGAGAAAGCATGTTAAGTATAGCACCCACCATGCCAAGTTCTGGGACTTTACATTCCACGAGATGGGAAAGCATGATATACCCGCCACAATGGACTACATCCTCAATTCCACGGGCGTAAGCCAATTGCACTACATTGGTCACTCCCAGGGAACCGTTGTGTTCTGGATCATGGCCAGCGAGAAGCCCGAGTATATGGACAAGATCATTCTGATGCAGGGATTGGCACCGGTGGCATTCCTCAAGCACTGCCGCAGTCCGGTGGTCAACTTCCTGGCCGAGTGGCATCTATCGGTGAGC ttGGTCCTCAAGCTGATTGGCGTTCACGAGTTTTTGCCTAAGAATGAGTTCATCAGCATGTTCAACCGGATCATCTGCGACGAGACCACTATTACGAAAGAGATTTGTTCAAACGTCATCTTCCTGACCACCGGATTCGACAAGCTCCAGCTGAACGAGACTATGCTGCCGGTAATCGTGGGTCATTCTCCGGCCGGAGCCTCCACCAAGCAGATGCAGCATTTTGGACAGCTCAACAGATCTGGCGGTTTCCGGCAGTATGATCACGGATGGCTCAGAAACCACTGGATCTACGGAACCATTGACCCGCCATCCTACCACCTGGAGAATGTTCGGGCCAAGGTGGCACTATATTATGGCCAAAACGATTGGCTGGCTCCGCCGGAGGATGTGGAAATGCTGAACCGCAAGCTGCCCAATGTCGTGGAGAAATATCTGGTGGACGACAAGGAGTTCAACCACTTGGATTTCATTTGGGGCATCGATGCCCGGGAACTTTTGTGGGATCGAATGCTGGAAATAATGCGAAATCATGAGAATTCAATTATCTAA
- the CG18301 gene encoding uncharacterized protein: MSLSSSSKFLIWTFFLGLFQLEANAFFNPFQLAIPSSVLEDAHLNTIQLISKYGYPAENYTVQSDDGYLLGLFRIARPGALPVLLVHGLMDSSDTWVMMGPSSSLGYMLYEQGYDVWMANVRGNTYTKRHVRYSAEDSDFWNFSFHEMGIFDLPAIIDYILMQSGFGQLHYIGHSQGSTIFWILASERPEYMEKIVMMQALAPVAFLSHCRSPIVNLLASQDTAVASFLSAAGYNEFLPSNSVIDQFKRYACRDIISSSVCQSLFFILFGFNGQQVNQTMLPIVVGHTPAGASIRQMHHYGQLRNSGKFQQFDYGLLNFLHYGSLSPPPYELEKVKAKVAIYYAKNDWIAPPEDVDMLFNRLPNVVEKYLVPNENFNHFDLVWGRDAKRILWNRMLGVMQSVVPYSSYNDGDSITTVFVNRF, encoded by the exons ATGTCTCTATCATCGTCTTCGAAATTTCTTATATGGACCTTCTTTTTGGGCCTATTCCAGCTGGAAGccaatgcatttttcaatcCTTTTCAACTGGCTATACCTTCATCAGTTTTAGAAGATGCACACTTGAATACG ATACAATTGATTTCCAAATATGGATACCCGGCGGAGAATTACACAGTGCAGAGTGACGATGGCTACTTATTGGGACTCTTCAGGATCGCACGTCCTGGAGCCCTGCCTGTGCTGCTGGTCCACGGACTAATGGACAGTTCCGATACCTGGGTGATGATGGGTCCTTCCAGTTCCTTAG GATACATGTTGTACGAGCAGGGCTACGACGTCTGGATGGCCAATGTGCGGGGTAATACCTATACGAAACGCCATGTTCGTTACTCCGCCGAAGACTCCGATTTCTGGAACTTTTCGTTCCATGAGATGGGCATTTTCGATCTGCCTGCCATCATTGATTACATACTGATGCAATCTGGATTCGGTCAGTTGCACTACATTGGTCACTCCCAGGGATCAACTATCTTCTGGATTTTGGCCAGCGAAAGACCAGAGTACATGGAAAAGATCGTTATGATGCAGGCATTGGCTCCAGTGGCCTTCCTGTCCCATTGCCGTAGTCCCATTGTGAATTTGTTGGCCTCTCAGGATACTGCAGTTGCC TCCTTCCTAAGCGCGGCTGGCTACAATGAGTTCCTGCCCAGCAACAGTGTGATTGATCAGTTCAAGCGTTATGCCTGCCGGGATATCATTTCCAGCAGTGTCTGTCAGAGTCTCTTCTTTATTCTTTTCGGTTTCAATGGCCAGCAAGTGAACCAAACGATGTTGCCGATCGTAGTGGGTCACACTCCGGCCGGTGCATCCATCAGGCAGATGCACCACTACGGCCAGCTGAGGAACTCTGGGAAATTCCAGCAGTTTGACTACGGACTGTTGAACTTCCTGCATTATGGCAGCCTGTCCCCACCGCCTTATGAACTGGAGAAAGTCAAGGCCAAGGTGGCAATCTATTATGCCAAAAACGATTGGATAGCTCCGCCGGAAGATGTGGACATGCTTTTCAACAGGTTGCCCAATGTGGTGGAAAAGTATCTCGTTCCGAATGAAAACTTTAACCACTTCGATCTGGTCTGGGGCAGAGATGCAAAGAGAATTCTGTGGAATCGAATGCTTGGAGTTATGCAATCAGTTGTTCCATACTC